In Centroberyx gerrardi isolate f3 chromosome 20, fCenGer3.hap1.cur.20231027, whole genome shotgun sequence, a genomic segment contains:
- the bhlha15 gene encoding class A basic helix-loop-helix protein 15: protein MKSKGKAVKPSRRTWPDPDPEPELEPDTEPEPGSSEQEGSEASVRIGGSWRGSLRSGDRERRRRGGGGGDGGGGGAGGRATLAPHRRRRQHGTGTKERNVRRLESNERERQRMHKLNNAFQALREAIPHVKTEKKLSKIETLTLAKNYIKSLTTIILGMSGACLPAGEAASEASAAKLLQCYQQHLEEEGEDGLTQYLSHMHSFSQLS from the coding sequence ATGAAGTCCAAAGGGAAGGCTGTGAAACCATCCAGGAGGACCTGGCCGGACCCCGACCCGGAGCCAGAACTGGAACCAGACACAGAACCAGAACCCGGCTCCAGTGAACAGGAAGGCTCCGAGGCCTCCGTCCGGATCGGCGGCTCTTGGAGGGGGTCGCTGAGGAGTGGCGACCGGGAGCGacgaagacgaggaggaggagggggtgatggaggaggaggaggcgccgGAGGAAGAGCGACCCTAGCTCCTCACCGGCGCCGTCGGCAACACGGCACCGGCACCAAGGAGCGCAACGTCCGCCGCCTGGAGAGCAACGAGCGGGAACGCCAGCGCATGCACAAACTCAACAACGCCTTCCAAGCGTTGCGCGAGGCCATCCCCCACGTCAAGACGGAGAAGAAGCTGTCCAAGATCGAGACACTGACCCTGGCCAAGAATTACATCAAATCCCTGACCACCATCATCCTGGGTATGTCCGGGGCCTGTCTGCCCGCCGGCGAGGCCGCATCGGAGGCCAGCGCCGCCAAGCTGCTCCAGTGCTACCAGCagcacctggaggaggagggggaagacgGTCTGACCCAGTACCTCAGCCACATGCACAGCTTCAGCCAGCTCAGCTAG